One segment of Carassius auratus strain Wakin unplaced genomic scaffold, ASM336829v1 scaf_tig00029036, whole genome shotgun sequence DNA contains the following:
- the LOC113079732 gene encoding patched domain-containing protein 1-like — MDPTILYSDQYLTVFCKSLQCFTGVHSSILIRIDSAGATCHMCFIGRTGASSAASWIWRRMLRQVIHRGLKSSFYWLGLFVSRHPVFFLTVPAVLTIIFGFTVLSRFKPETDLEILVAPTHSLAKIERSLANSLFPVDQSKHKLYSDLHTPGRYGRLILLARSGGNILELAEQVLQVHKKVLDMRVNYKGFNYTFAHLCVLSHRDRRCLLDDIITIFEDIRLAVLSNSTFSKVPVSYPNTTLKDGRVSFIGHQLGGVALPVNSRDQQVKFARAIQITYYLRNLGPVVQDIISEKWESEFCKLVHQLATDSQELHILSLTSFSLWRDFHKTGVLAKSEVLVSLVLVLLAATISSSMRDCLRGKPFLGLLGVLTICIANVTAAGIFFISDGKFNSTLLGIPFFAMGKCGFVHGDCGDCM; from the exons ATGGACCCAACAATCCTCTATAGTGATCAATATCTGACTGTCTTTTGCAAATCGCTGCAGTGCTTCACAGGTGTGCACTCGAGTATTCTCATACGGATTGATTCAGCTGGAGCCACATGTCACATGTGCTTCATAGGAAGAACCGGGGCATCATCTGCTGCAAGCTGGATCTGGAGGAGGATGCTGCGGCAAGTGATACACAGAGGGCTGAAATCTTCTTTCTACTGGCTGGGTTTGTTCGTGAGCAGGCATCCGGTGTTCTTCCTCACCGTTCCCGCAGTCCTGACCATCATTTTCGGATTCACGGTGCTGAGCCGGTTTAAGCCCGAAACGGACCTGGAGATCCTGGTCGCCCCGACGCACAGCCTCGCGAAGATCGAGCGGAGTCTCGCCAACAGCCTCTTCCCCGTCGACCAGTCGAAGCACAAGCTGTACTCGGACCTACACACCCCCGGCAGATATGGAAGACTCATTCTGCTGGCCAGATCCGGGGGAAATATCCTGGAACTGGCCGAGCAGGTGCTCCAGGTGCACAAGAAGGTCCTGGATATGCGTGTCAATTATAAAGGCTTCAATTACACTTTCGCGCATCTCTGTGTCCTGAGCCACCGGGACAGGAGATGCCTCCTGGATGATATCATCACCATATTCGAAGACATTCGCTTAGCTGTTCTGTCTAACAGCACTTTTTCCAAGGTCCCCGTGAGCTATCCAAATACAACATTAAAG GATGGTCGAGTGTCCTTTATTGGCCATCAGCTGGGGGGCGTGGCCTTGCCTGTAAATAGCCGGGATCAACAAGTCAAGTTTGCTCGTGCCATCCAAATAACATACTACCTCCGCAACCTTGGACCAGTGGTGCAGGACATCATTTCTGAGAAGTGGGAGAGTGAATTCTGTAAGCTGGTGCACCAGCTGGCCACAGACAGCCAGGAACTACACATCCTGTCACTTACGTCCTTCAGCTTATGGCGGGACTTCCACAAGACAGGCGTGCTGGCCAAGAGCGAGGTACTGGTCAGCTTGGTGCTGGTGCTCCTGGCAGCCACCATCTCCAGCTCTATGCGGGACTGCTTGCGTGGGAAACCCTTCCTGGGCCTGTTGGGGGTCCTTACCATCTGCATCGCCAACGTGACGGCAGCTGggatttttttcatctctgatgGGAAATTTAACTCTACGCTGCTTGGGATCCCCTTTTTTGCCATGGGTAAGTGCGGCTTTGTTCACGGAGACTGCGGTGATTGTATGTAG